From the genome of Eucalyptus grandis isolate ANBG69807.140 chromosome 2, ASM1654582v1, whole genome shotgun sequence, one region includes:
- the LOC120290661 gene encoding probable LRR receptor-like serine/threonine-protein kinase At1g51820: MQLKVWGLEYPHNGRKPPIIHRDLKTPNILLNENMQAKICDFGLSKAFVRSRDSYISTCPARTPGYLDPEFHILGHSSQKSDIYSFGIVLFELITGHPAIIRSPEGGMHILQWVTPLIERGDIQSIVDPRLNDQFNIGSARKAVEIAMSCVPTKVVQRADINRVLSELKESLTVEISSGRSQRMGNSKSSEFDTTAIELDSPPSAR; this comes from the exons GTGTGGGGGTTGGAGTACCCGCATAACGGCCGCAAACCTCCTATTATCCATAGAGATCTAAAGACCcccaatattttactaaacgaGAACATGCAAGCAAAGATTTGTGATTTTGGATTATCAAAAGCATTTGTAAGGAGCAGGGATTCTTATATTTCGACTTGTCCAGCGAGGACGCCCGGTTATCTCGATCCGGA GTTTCATATACTTGGACACTCGAGCCAAAAGAGCGACATATACAGCTTCGGCATAGTTTTATTCGAGTTAATCACAGGCCACCCTGCCATTATAAGAAGTCCAGAGGGCGGCATGCACATACTTCAGTGGGTAACTCCACTCATAGAAAGAGGGGACATCCAAAGCATTGTCGATCCGAGGTTAAATGACCAATTCAACATCGGTTCTGCACGGAAAGCGGTGGAAATAGCCATGTCGTGTGTACCAACGAAAGTGGTCCAAAGGGCAGACATAAACCGTGTTTTGTCGGAACTAAAAGAATCCTTGACGGTGGAGATCAGTTCAGGAAGAAGCCAAAGAATGGGAAATAGTAAGAGTAGTGAGTTTGATACAACCGCAATAGAGCTTGATAGTCCTCCGTCGGCTCGTTAA